The genome window ATAATCGGGACAAAGTCATttcagtagtgttgtagtcaagaccacctaaaccgatgccaagtcatgaccaagaccaagacaggcagagaccgagacaagaccaagactttaaagggtcgagaccaagtcaagaccaagacaggctgagaccaagtcaagaccaagaccggctgagaccaagtcaagaccaagaccagtgcaagtcactgcattaaaacacttatgataaaatgtggaatgtgcgtgtgtgtgtgtgtgtgtgtgccatcagaggagttgataaaataatcaaaggcgtTGCAGATTTGTGGGAATtaatctttgtctataagcaaataaaagtaaacaaacactaaagagctgaaatcaacttaaccatttattctgaactgtctttccatggcttgccatccacttaacacaatgcaggtgttttagtaataaaattagaaaaattgtcattgggagaaacttaaacaatgccaacatcatatgccaaacctgaataaactgcataaaattaatgctAAAAAAGAAATTTGTGATGTGCCGTCAGTTGTAGTCTTGACcgatcttgaaataaaattcagagtcctctttatctgagaccgagacgaaactgagtaaaaatgcggtcgattccaagagACCGGTCTTTAACTACAACACTACATTTcagcacacatacacaaacaaacacatttggtcCCCTCAACATAGATGATCTTCCCCTTCACACACATTTTTCACATTGCATTAACCTGTGCACTTTCACAAGGCCGCTACTGCGCATTAAATTAGTCCTCAAAGTTGAGAAAGTACAACCAAGAAACAAAACATGCACAATGCAACTAACAAATTCACTGCTAGTATTAGAATTCCTCTTTTCCAACTTTGATAGCTCCTTAATGATCTTTCTCATATCTGGTCCTTTTATATCCGTAAGCTAGGCTTTTTTTGGTTACACATACATTGAACAAGTATCTCAGGAAGTCATCATCGTATATATTAACAGTGATAAATCAAATGTAATATGATTACAAAGTTTGCCATTACTAATAAAACCCAGTGTTTTGGTTAGTTTAGTTTGTGTGGAATTACCCCAGAAGTCGACCTGTGGCGTGCGAGTGGGGCTCTGCTTGTGGGAGGATGTCCCAGTTTTAAGCTTAAATAGACTGCGTCTTTTTCGAGGGTCGCAACACAACTGACGATCGTGCCAAAAAATGAAGTTGCATAGGTTGTGTTTCTGTGCAGGTCTGCTGCTGTGTCTTCTGGTCTCCAAGACAGCGCAGGAAAGTgagttttacacatttttattaatagtTACGCCAGATGACCACCAGATTGCTTTGGTTTATGATGGCtctaatattattaaagtattttAATTACTTTTGTAAAATAAGAGTCACATCAATGCTGTTAGCTTCAATAGGTGGAGTTATTCGTGAAAGCTGTTTAAGAACTACAGATACTAAAGTTCGTATGCAACTTCTGGAAAGCTACTTCATCCAGCGCAAACCCTTGTACTCTGTGGAGGCTGTGAGGTGAGAACTGATTCACGATTTTGGAGGCTACTTTTGTGTGAATGAATGAAActtattaaaaacacaaattattaGGACAACGAAAGGCTTTTTTTCATCTGTAGTGTaatatttttttgacatttcattCTGCAGATTTCGCACAGTCAAGGGGCTCACAATCTGCTCAAATCCCTCCTCGCGATGGGCCAAAAAAGCTATAAAGCACCTGAATAAAAAGAAGAAACCTAAGTCAGGATAAAACAGGTTGACAAATATTTCAACCAATACTACATCAACTCAAACTTAACGCAAGAGACCAATGAATGTTAATTATTTTGAAATGCACTTTATTGTAAGCTGTGATGTTTAAAAAATACCTGTAGCGGATGTTTTATACAATAAGATtgtactttaataatattatatattgtgTATTTCTCGCTCTCAAAGAAATGTATTTACTCAGTAATTTTGTATTTCAGTCTGTCAACTGTTCAATGCTCTGTATTGCTAAAAATTTAAGCAATTGTAATAGTGTTTACTTATTGCTTCAAACAGCACATATGTGGTTTCTGCAGTTAAAAATTCAGAAGAGCAATTAAACAATCTTTAGAAAATAGACATCAATCTTTAGAAAATAAACATCTTAAAACTTCATCTTTTTCATGAATTTAAAGAATTTCATTACTTTTTGGACATACATTTTTCCTAATATTTTTAatggcaaccaggtaacttactttttaataTAAACCATCTTTTTTCCAGTGTGGTTACCCTGGCTCATTATAGTATGTCTCACTGCAGAAATATAGAGTATCTTAGTATTTAAAGTatgaaaattaatatgaataaattGGTTATAATGACCAATCAATGTCGAGTTGTAAACTGGATGATACATTAAGCAAACCATGGAAAAGTACAGTATACGTGTAGCCCCATGCATGTTCCTCCACAATGGCAAACATTAAAGGCATAGGACTCTATTTTAATACTTCAACTGTAGAGGGCGTGAGAGAGGAAAACCTCAAAGTCTAAGTTGTAGGTAATGTAGGTTAAGTGGGGGCACTGCTAAACACCTGCCACTGAATGAATGTTGTAGACCACACTGTAAAAGGAACAACATACTAATGTACAGAGTTATAAAGGGGTTTCCCCATAGTTGTGTTTCCACGCATGTTATTTCCAAGACATGCACTTTAGCATTGTCCCTTAGCCAATAAGCAAACAACTTTATTTAGTGTATTTAATAGTACTTCTAGGCAAGAATAGTTACCTACCAATGTTATGTTACGTATAGCCTTGCATAGCCGAACCTTCAAGGTCTGGAATTCATGGCAGCTGTTTTGGCCAATGCACTTCGTGTATGCACTTtcgagtgcacttaaacacgggcacacacacagatggaggGTGAATTCCAAACAGCACTTCGGGAAGAATATgtagcataaacagtcgctccacataaaaattgcattgtttttaattgctctattcaccaaatgtattttaatggactacagtgtGAGACACAATAGTGCAACTTtatctaaagtttacacatcaagagttctgatctttgaagggcatagggatgatcACGTCTGACTGGAGCTAGAcaggacacattcaaccgcatgtgcatcTGTGGGTACAAAAACGGcccactttagcgcctttttgtggtCAAATTGTTCAAAatcacttaataataataataataataataatacattttacttatAATGCACTTTTCTAAAACTCAAAGCGCTAAAACGAGTGCAATAGCATaggaaattaaaaataaattacgGATGGAGAACCGGAAGCCAACATGCGCCCAGCGTTCTCTCCACCGGAAGCTCttttatgacatttaaaaacgttccctatttaaatttgcatattaatccgcgaatccgCGAATCGAGCCGAACCATGGGTCGTGGTCCGGACCACATATTAACTGGGATACACCACTAGTAAACACGACTGCTTCTCTTCCATAATCGAACGTCAGAGTTTTTTTCTGGGGGACCAAAaataatcgcgacactcgcatCTCCTGGAAATTCGATTTATTCCAGCAAATCAGAAGATGAATTTGACATTCCTGAAGAGCTTTCAGTTAAGTGTGCCATATGCatcagacgtttagccaacGTTCTGTGGGCAGGACGTCTGAGGTTGAGACTGTGCTTCGTGTACTAGTAATAACACAGGAGGGCTGGCACACCAGTAGGTGGTATATAGTAAATCTGTGGTTTATTGTTGGATGAGTTGTTTTCCATGCTTTCATGTGGTTTGTCACTACACCTCTCATTTTCCTCTCTGACTGACAGTCCACTTTTTAAGCCATCTGGGGTTTCTTAGACAGaggtcaataaataaataaatacagtttaGATCTGAAAATGACTGATTGCTTTCCTTCGAgggtatcacattttgaaaaatgctaacggtagtcgactagcaatgaaatcacaaTCCGACCCTCCAGTCGAAttgccatccaaagtcacgcctctttcaaaacccataaacacgcacagatcagacagtcaaatctcatgtctcattcaccagtgagaaaactttgcagtacaaagcgaataacattaccaaaattgCCAACATAAACAACCgttttacatcagaattagttaaagcacacttttagttgtgtagacgtagtaactatatcgttacgttACCCAtgaacgaacacaaatttcataagcaacacaatgttttatcgaagtgaatccatctcaatacaaacatattgcgtacctaccttaccaaaataaacagtccaacgactctttcagaccctttgcctcctgcaactgtttgcatctcgtggtaaagcagtcaAGTTACCGAAGTTATTtcgggtttttgctctttgctgaaagctcaaagttcactgccaggcgatatattttcttcaatagaattcctctttaactctttccccgccattgacgagatatctcgtcaattaagagaaaacgcttccccgccaatgacgagattttccgtctttccgcaataccgcaacttatacaacccggaagtattgccctctgacaagctgctgcatgtccgtgtctgttttaaagatcgctctgaatgggaactctatgaaaagtccgtcacaaaaatggaattatctctgcttttgctcaaaatgtagtgtttttgcagaaacctacccatattcaaaagctgattacaaaagaactactcaaggtaggatgaaacggtttttttttgtttgaaagcagagggtctgttctttcatttggtatattgtatgtttatatatttgaagaagaacattttcttgaaggcattaaactttggtgaaaatcatgaaaaacgctgctgctggctggcaactttttaaaaaaaatgctggcggtgaaagagttaaaagcctacaacgaacggccggtttggactacagccctctatttccagCTTTAATGACGTGTACACTGCAAAGAACCAGATTAATTAAGATTTAGGGATACAACACTCAAAGTCAGTATAAACATCATTTGCAATCCATTCTTCTGTAACCTGCTCTGATTTGGGGTATACAGTAAGAAAACATGTTGGGTGGAACAAGATTGAATTCATAGGAATGAacagggctaggctaaatgctaacacattcaagaagcgttgtttaaagattaaaagtgcatgcattgaaaaaagataggtatgtattaattcatctaagttgaggtaagagcatagtaaaatattgaaaaactgtggtgttttcctttaacaggCGGACATTTTGGGAGATATAGAAAGgaagttttttttctgtgaagTCAGCGGATGACCGGTATGTTTATCATTAATTGTCACAATGAGATGCAAGAGGGtataaataggctacacataACTATGCCATTTCGACATAAAAGCCGTTTTGAACAGAAAATGATAATTAATTTATATGCAGAACAAACCCAGTCTGTAGCACTTTCTTTTCTTAGCTAATTGACTGTACTTATTAGCgttcaaattttttatttgCGAAGAAAAGTTAACAGTTTTGTTTATTactgtgttcatttttatttaaagaggaCTTTTTAGTTCTTTACTTAAGCAGTTTGTGTTGTATTTAGTTTGTATGGTTAATATCAGCAAGATAAAGTTTGACCCTCATAAGGGGAATTTTTTTTCGATTCGGTCCTCAGCCTAAATGGTTTTGACACCCCTGTTTTAAGACCTCAACTGAAAAGTAAAGTCATGTGAAAGGCAAAGcaagttattttttaaagattttaaaacaaaacatgcaCCAGTAAGACAGAACGTGCATTTGAAAGTCTTCAATACCACAAATGTAGCCACTGTGTTTAGCATGCTGGTTTTTCCCTGTTAGTACCTATatatggtgtgaaaaggaaagaGTGAAGTTAAAGTTTGTGCAGATGTGGTTTTGAAACTTTACCTCTGTAGCTATGCTATAGGGCAGAAATCATACGAGTGGTTTGtcagtttaaaataatttttagaatcacactgaataaaaatgaagaaaggTAAATCTGCAGATTGCACAAACTGTGAATGATTGAATAAGAACATAGCACAGCTTGAATAGAAGATAAAAACactgtttaaaataaacaagacgCAATCTGATGCTTATGGTCGTATACAGATTTTTATTCATGGAACTACATTTGACCATCTGGTCTTGGATTAAGCTGATACGCTTCCCTGGATTTTTCCTATAAAACTGCATTAGCCATGGAGGCCTCTTAACCATCACTTTATAATGGAAGCTGTTGACACTTACTGGCATAGTACCAGCACAAGACTCCAGGTAAGATTTATTCTGACGCTGTCTGACACGAAGAGAAATCATGCCAGAAAGTGAATAAGAAAGTATTGACGCCTACTGCCTGAACTCTCAAGTGCATAGCAGGTATGATCCACTAATTTTGACTGATCAAGAagtaaatgtgttattttactCAGAAAGAGCTACTCagaaagaaataataattttttttaaaaaataagacTTAAATAAGAAATAAGTCAAGCAACTAATACAATACATACCAGACACTTTGTTAAAGCATGTAAAACTGAAATACTGTCAACTAACATGTAATAGTTCAACTAATAGGAGAACTATTGTTCATGCTTAGTCGTTTGCTATTATGCAAATTAAACTgtaaatatattcatttcaggCCCACTGCTTTGGACTTTAGAGACTTTTGTTTCTGTTATATACCAACTTTTATATCTATAAGATATTATTATAAGATACTTCAttgaataaattattatttatagatAATAATATGTATCACAATTAGTAAGTATCATAATTGTCAAAACCCTGAAATTAATCgccataataaaaaaaaatcgtaAATTGTCAGGCAAATTTGATAATTGTGACACCAAAATATCTTTTCAGTTTAACAATATGTTGTCATCTGGTTTAAATGTCATctggtttaaaataaatattttccttacaaaaaacataaatttgcTGTAGAAGGCATATGGTTGTATTGATTGATGAACTTTTTGAAGCTCTTTGAACAGCATTTTATGATTAATGGgatataattgtttttttacttttcccCAATTTTCCTAAAAATGTTGGAGATTTGGCCATTTCATTTGCAAGATTGCAACAGACACagtacttgttttttattattataaaaaaattgtgatcAGGGCAGACGGCACAATGGCAAAACTGCTGTGATCTATTGTAGAATCAGCCATAAGTTACTTTCTATTTTCTGTATttgtagaaaatatttttataagtttAAGCCAATTTAATTAAATGCAGTAGGTAGAAGTTTCTTGAGGCAAggcaatttatttataaagcataaattaaaaacaacaactggttgataataattgtttatataaaatttttACTAATTATTCAATCAGATATTTAGCGTGAGAGTGCAATTCCAAAAAAAGCgcagatgggagtggtaa of Misgurnus anguillicaudatus chromosome 2, ASM2758022v2, whole genome shotgun sequence contains these proteins:
- the LOC129442861 gene encoding monocyte chemotactic protein 1B-like — its product is MKLHRLCFCAGLLLCLLVSKTAQESGVIRESCLRTTDTKVRMQLLESYFIQRKPLYSVEAVRFRTVKGLTICSNPSSRWAKKAIKHLNKKKKPKSG